From Alphaproteobacteria bacterium SS10, a single genomic window includes:
- a CDS encoding glutathione S-transferase family protein, translating to MGLLIDGEWADQWYDTKKSGGRFERQESAFRSWITADGSPGPTGEGGFKAEADRYHLYVSLACPWAHRTLIMRALKGLNELISMSAVHWYMGDKGWSFEAGDGVIPDPIHGAQYLHQVYQAADPKFTGRVTTPTLWDRETRTIVSNESADIIRMLNSAFDTAGAVPGDYYPPHLREQIDPVNERIYQTLNNGVYKAGFATSQAAYDEAIEPLFETMEWLEERLAQQRYLVGNRVTEADWRLFVTLLRFDAVYVTHFKCTRARLVDYPNLWAYTRELFQWPGVAETVNMDHIRRHYYESHPSINPHGIVPVMPDISFDTPHGRSALGPTELVA from the coding sequence ATGGGCTTGTTAATCGACGGCGAATGGGCCGATCAGTGGTACGACACCAAAAAGAGCGGCGGCCGCTTTGAGCGCCAGGAATCTGCGTTCCGCTCATGGATTACCGCTGATGGTTCCCCCGGCCCAACCGGTGAGGGTGGCTTTAAAGCCGAGGCTGATCGATACCACCTCTATGTTTCCCTCGCCTGTCCTTGGGCACATCGAACCCTGATCATGCGAGCGCTAAAAGGCCTGAACGAGCTGATCAGCATGTCGGCCGTTCATTGGTATATGGGCGATAAGGGGTGGAGCTTTGAGGCCGGTGACGGGGTCATCCCCGACCCGATCCATGGCGCCCAATACCTGCATCAGGTCTATCAGGCTGCCGATCCAAAATTCACCGGTCGGGTAACCACGCCGACGCTTTGGGATCGGGAGACCCGCACCATTGTCTCTAATGAGAGTGCGGACATCATCCGTATGCTGAACAGCGCCTTTGATACCGCCGGTGCGGTGCCCGGTGACTACTATCCGCCCCATCTGCGCGAGCAGATCGACCCGGTGAATGAGCGCATCTATCAAACGCTAAATAACGGCGTGTACAAGGCTGGTTTTGCGACCAGCCAGGCCGCCTATGATGAGGCGATTGAGCCACTGTTCGAGACCATGGAATGGTTGGAGGAACGGCTAGCCCAGCAGCGTTACTTGGTCGGCAATCGGGTGACCGAGGCTGATTGGCGGCTGTTCGTCACCTTGCTGCGCTTTGATGCCGTCTATGTGACCCATTTCAAATGTACCCGGGCCCGGTTGGTCGATTACCCAAATCTCTGGGCCTATACCCGGGAGTTGTTCCAATGGCCGGGTGTCGCAGAGACGGTGAATATGGACCATATTCGACGCCACTATTACGAGAGCCATCCGAGCATAAATCCCCATGGAATTGTGCCGGTTATGCCGGATATCAGCTTTGATACCCCCCATGGCCGCTCGGCCCTAGGACCCACCGAATTGGTGGCTTAG
- a CDS encoding YceI family protein gives MSLVAQSSRFAAGLITAIGLSVASASALAMDWSVDQGASSIGFSGTHAGRDFTGQFEDWDATVTFDPAALDEASVVVTVRTASAATGTLLYDKTLPNSEWFNAEGYPEAVFQASQFRSTGEGQYEANGTLTIKGQEIPLVLPFTLEMGGDSATVTGRVEMDRIALGMGTKSDPNAAWVSQVIPVTVNLSATRSGS, from the coding sequence ATGAGCCTTGTCGCCCAATCATCCCGGTTCGCCGCCGGATTAATCACCGCAATCGGCCTTAGCGTTGCCAGTGCCTCTGCCTTGGCGATGGATTGGTCTGTGGATCAGGGGGCGAGCAGCATTGGATTTTCTGGCACCCATGCGGGCCGCGATTTCACCGGTCAGTTTGAGGATTGGGACGCTACGGTCACCTTTGATCCCGCCGCACTCGATGAGGCCTCCGTCGTCGTAACCGTTCGAACCGCATCGGCGGCCACGGGTACGCTGCTCTATGACAAGACCCTGCCCAACAGTGAGTGGTTCAACGCTGAGGGGTACCCAGAAGCGGTATTCCAGGCGAGCCAATTCCGCAGCACGGGCGAGGGGCAGTATGAGGCTAATGGCACCCTAACCATTAAGGGGCAGGAGATACCCTTGGTGCTGCCCTTCACGCTTGAGATGGGTGGGGATAGTGCCACCGTCACCGGCCGGGTTGAGATGGATCGCATCGCACTTGGCATGGGCACCAAATCCGATCCCAACGCGGCTTGGGTTTCGCAGGTTATCCCGGTGACCGTGAACCTGTCGGCGACCCGCAGCGGATCATAA